AGGAGGTGCGTAACGCCTATCTGGGCGGTCACTGAGCCTGCTGGTGCTGGATCGAAGATGCCCTGCCGGTTTATGCCGGCGGGGCATTTTTTATCCACACCCTGTTTTGTAGGAGCGAAGCTTGCTCGCGATGGACGGTAACGCGGTGTACCGAACGGACGTGGTGACTTGATCGCGGGCAAGCCTCGCTCCTACTGGGGAGGGGCTTGTCCACAGCTGAGGGTGGAAATTGTGGAAAACATTCTGCTCAAGCTGGCAAAGCGCGGCATAAAGCCGCTGCAAATAGTTGTTTTGCCACGGTTTTGACTTGTCCCCGTTTGCTGTGGAGCGGGCTGTGGGTAACGTGGGAGTAGCTGGCTGCAGCCCTTAAACGACGTGGCTTGCGAGGCGTTGGTGGTTTTTTGATCAGGCGTTTTTGCGGGGCCGCGAGCCGTCGTTGTCAACCTTTTTATTGTCGCAGGCTCGGGCTGGCGGACGCGGGGATAAGCCTGTGGATAAGTCTGTGATTAAACTCTGGAAAGACTCGGCGAAGCGGCGTAGTTGCTGGCTCGAAGCCATCCCTGGCCTGACTGCCCGGTCGGCGTTTTCCAACGGGGCTGCATGGACGCCAGGGGCGGGTCAAGCAAAAAACTTTCTGAAATCGGCTGCAGCCCCTGTGGACAGCGGCTTGCAGGTTTTTGCACTTGCCCCCAAAGACTGTGGACCGGCTTGTGGATAAGGTGCGTGCATCTGGCTACGAGCCAGGCGGGCCGGGGCTTGGAGTGTGTTGATCGTTTTTTGTACAGTTTGCGGGCCCGGCGGGCCATGAAACCTGCGGTTGCCGCTGGGATTCAGGCCGGGCATGCTGCGAAACGTTTTTTCATTTCCACGGCGGTTCCACGCCCAGCAAGGAGAACACCATGACTTCCACCCTGTTTATCACCGGCGCGACCTCCGGTTTTGGCGAAGCCTGTGCCCGTCGTTTTGCCGAGGCTGGCTGGTCGCTGGTGTTGACCGGTCGCCGCCAGGAGCGTCTCGAAGCCTTGTGCGCCGAACTCTCGAAGCAGACCGAAGTGCATGGCCTGGTACTGGATGTGCGCGACCGCAAGGCCATGGAAGAGGCGATCGCCAACCTGCCGCCGTCCTTCGCCAAGCTGCGCGGCCTGATCAACAACGCCGGCCTGGCCCTGGGCGTCGACCCGGCACCCAAGTGCGACCTGGACGACTGGGACACCATGGTCGACACCAACATCAAGGGCCTGATGTACAGCACCCGCCTGCTGCTGCCGCGCCTGATCGCCCATGGCCGTGGCGCCAGCATCGTCAACCTCGGCTCCATCGCCGGCAACTATCCGTACCCGGGCAGCCACGTGTATGGCGCGAGCAAGGCGTTCGTCAAACAGTTCTCCCTGAACCTGCGCTGCGACCTGCAAGGTACCGGCGTGCGGGTGACCAACATCGAGCCGGGCCTGTGCGAAAGCGAGTTCTCGCTGGTGCGCTTCAACGGCGACCAGGCGCGTTATGACGCCACCTACGCCGGCGCCGAGCCGATCCAGCCGCAGGACATCGCCGACACCATCTTCTGGGTGCTCAACACGCCGGCCCACGTCAATATCAACAGCCTGGAGCTGATGCCGGTGAGCCAGACCTGGGCCGGTTTCGCCATCGAGCGCAACGCCAGGGGTTGAGACCGCGGCGCGGTCTATCGCGGGCAACTCAGATCGCCGCCCGCTCGCTCCTACATGCGATTTCTGTAGGAGCGAGCAGGCGGCGATCCGACGTGCGTTCTATCCTGCAACACCTCACGGGCCGATGCTTTTGGCAACACAGCCGTTCAGGCCACCATCAGCCCGCACAAGGTAGACTCCCGCTCCGCAACCCACCGCGACCCTGGCTCAGGGGCGCGATTTCAAAGGTTCTCGAGGAGGAATCGTGAGTAACCGAGGTGAGCAGGCCCTGCTCAAACAATCGACCATCCTGATGTTCGCCGTGGCGATCGCCGGGATAGTCACAGGCTTCGTTTCCGGAGCCGAATCCATCCTGTTCGATGGTTTCTTTTCGCTGATCGCCACCTTTATCAAGGTCCTGATGCTGATCACCGCCAAGCTGATCGCCAAGCAAAGCAACCATCGCTTCCAGTTCGGCTTCTGGCACCTGGAGCCCATGGTGCTGCTGATCGAAGGCAGTTTCCTGTTGCTGATCGCCATCTATGCGCTGCTCAACGGGGTGTTCGGCATCCTCAACGGCGGGCGCGAGATCGAGCTGGGGATGGTGATCGTCTACGCGGCGGTGTTCACCGTCGTCGAGTTCGCCTACTTCTTCTATGTCCGGCACCGTAACCGCCGGCTCAAGTCGTCGCTGATCCAGTTCGACAACATCAGCTGGCTGGTGGACGCCATGCTGTCGGTGGGGCTGCTGGTCAGCTTCGTCACGGCCTTGTTGCTCAAGCAGTATGGGCACGGCGAGTGGGCGGTGTATGTCGACCCGCTGATCCTCATTGTGCTGGCGCTGAGCATGCTGCCGCCGGCGTTCAAGATTCTCCGGCCGGCCCTGCGCGATGTGCTGGGCATCGCCCCGGACCAGCTGGACGACAAGGTGCGCAGCGTGATGGACGCCGCCAAGGCCCGGCACGGTTTCGACGACTACATCTCGTATGTGCAGAAGCACGGGCGGGCGCGCTTCATCGAAATCCACATCGTGCTGCCGGCGGGTTATCCCCTGCACGGCGTGGCGACCCTGGACGTACTGCGCGAAGAGATATCCACAGCCCTGGGCCAGGCCGATGCCGCGCGCTGGCTGACCATCAGCTTTACCGGCGACCGCAAGTGGATTGCCTGAGGGCTTCCTGAATCCTGAGCGCAGCTGCCCATCGCGAGCAAGCTTCGTTCCTACAGGAGAATGTCTGTTTCTTTGTAGGAGCGAAGCTTGCTCGCGATGGCGTATCGAAGATCAGCCGAAGTATTCGGCCAGGCCGAGATAACAGGTCGCCAGGTGATAAGGCGTGGTCGACGGCATGTCCCGACGGCTGACCGCGCCGCTGCCGTCCAGGCATTCGTTCCAGCCTTTGGTGTGGAGGAAGTGTTGTTGCAGCGCCAGCAACTGGCGTTGCAGGCGTTCGGCGCCGTCGTGGCGCAAGGTCAGGGCGCGCAGGTATTCGGCCTGGGCCCAGATACGCTGCGTGGCGTCGAGCACGCCGCCGTCGAGGCTCAGCATCCCGCTCACCGCGCCGCTGCGGTTATCCACACCGGCCTGCTCGGCGTAGGCGAAGGCCCGTTCCAGCGAG
This portion of the Pseudomonas sp. MRSN 12121 genome encodes:
- a CDS encoding SDR family oxidoreductase, which translates into the protein MTSTLFITGATSGFGEACARRFAEAGWSLVLTGRRQERLEALCAELSKQTEVHGLVLDVRDRKAMEEAIANLPPSFAKLRGLINNAGLALGVDPAPKCDLDDWDTMVDTNIKGLMYSTRLLLPRLIAHGRGASIVNLGSIAGNYPYPGSHVYGASKAFVKQFSLNLRCDLQGTGVRVTNIEPGLCESEFSLVRFNGDQARYDATYAGAEPIQPQDIADTIFWVLNTPAHVNINSLELMPVSQTWAGFAIERNARG
- a CDS encoding cation diffusion facilitator family transporter, encoding MSNRGEQALLKQSTILMFAVAIAGIVTGFVSGAESILFDGFFSLIATFIKVLMLITAKLIAKQSNHRFQFGFWHLEPMVLLIEGSFLLLIAIYALLNGVFGILNGGREIELGMVIVYAAVFTVVEFAYFFYVRHRNRRLKSSLIQFDNISWLVDAMLSVGLLVSFVTALLLKQYGHGEWAVYVDPLILIVLALSMLPPAFKILRPALRDVLGIAPDQLDDKVRSVMDAAKARHGFDDYISYVQKHGRARFIEIHIVLPAGYPLHGVATLDVLREEISTALGQADAARWLTISFTGDRKWIA